The proteins below come from a single Actinomycetota bacterium genomic window:
- a CDS encoding thiamine pyrophosphate-dependent dehydrogenase E1 component subunit alpha — MTVVAEEPKVEELLELYERMALIRATEKAAFDLFMAGLVKGTTHLANGQEAVAVGASAALEPDDYVFATYRGHHHAIARGASPEACLAELMSRATGLCGAKGGSMHLTVADHNMLGSYAIVGAHLPIACGAAWSAKLRGTSQVAVAFFGDGATNIGAFHEALNLAAVWKLPVLFVCENNLYMEYTSIKTVTAVAQPAAGRAPAYQLPAEVIDGNDVVAVQRAVAAAAARARAGDGPTVIEALTYRHHGHSRTDPGKYRPQEEVDAWLKRDPLLVLAERLRDRGVDQPAIDAADTRAREQVAAAVEAAKAAPPPDEATAFTDVWADGGAQWRT, encoded by the coding sequence ATGACCGTCGTCGCCGAGGAGCCGAAGGTCGAGGAGCTGCTCGAGCTGTACGAGCGGATGGCGCTGATCCGGGCCACCGAGAAGGCCGCCTTCGACCTGTTCATGGCCGGGCTGGTCAAGGGCACGACCCACCTGGCCAACGGCCAGGAGGCGGTGGCCGTGGGGGCCAGCGCCGCCCTGGAGCCGGACGACTACGTGTTCGCCACCTACCGCGGCCACCACCACGCCATCGCCCGCGGGGCCAGCCCCGAGGCCTGCCTGGCCGAGCTGATGAGCCGGGCCACCGGCCTCTGCGGCGCCAAGGGCGGCTCGATGCACCTGACCGTGGCCGACCACAACATGCTCGGGTCGTACGCCATCGTCGGGGCCCACCTGCCGATCGCCTGCGGGGCCGCCTGGTCGGCCAAGCTGCGCGGCACCAGCCAGGTCGCGGTGGCCTTCTTCGGCGACGGCGCGACCAACATCGGCGCCTTCCACGAGGCCCTCAACCTGGCCGCGGTGTGGAAGCTGCCGGTGCTGTTCGTCTGCGAGAACAACCTCTACATGGAGTACACCTCGATCAAGACGGTGACCGCGGTCGCCCAGCCGGCCGCCGGCCGGGCTCCCGCCTACCAGCTCCCGGCCGAGGTGATCGACGGCAACGACGTCGTGGCCGTGCAGCGGGCGGTGGCGGCGGCGGCCGCCCGGGCCCGGGCCGGGGACGGCCCGACGGTGATCGAGGCCCTCACCTACCGCCACCACGGGCACTCGCGCACCGACCCGGGCAAGTACCGTCCCCAGGAGGAGGTCGACGCCTGGCTCAAGCGCGACCCGCTGCTGGTGCTGGCCGAGCGGCTGCGCGACCGCGGGGTCGACCAGCCGGCCATCGACGCCGCCGACACCCGGGCCCGCGAGCAGGTCGCGGCCGCCGTGGAGGCGGCCAAGGCGGCCCCGCCGCCCGACGAGGCGACCGCGTTCACCGACGTGTGGGCGGACGGAGGTGCCCAATGGCGGACCTGA
- a CDS encoding alpha-ketoacid dehydrogenase subunit beta — protein sequence MADLITYREAVAAGIAQEMRRDETVVCLGEDIGAAEGVFKTAAGLFTEFGPERVWDTPISEQAIVGAAMGAAMTGLRPVAEIMFSDFLACCWDYVANEIPKMRYMTGGQVTVPLVVRTANGGGLGFGAQHSQAVENWPFAVPGLKIAAPSTPADMVGLMAAAIRSDDPVLVFEHKSLFASKGDPPPSGDHVVPLGAAEVRRPGGDVTLVALASTVPTAMAAAEQLAADGVDAEVIDLRCLIPLDARTVLGSVARTSRLVIVEENPYQGGWGGTVASIVAEEAFYDLDAPIRRVASACVPLPFAANLEQAVVPTADRVATTVREVMDA from the coding sequence ATGGCGGACCTGATCACCTACCGGGAGGCGGTCGCGGCCGGGATCGCCCAGGAGATGCGGCGCGACGAGACCGTGGTCTGCCTGGGCGAGGACATCGGCGCCGCCGAGGGCGTGTTCAAGACGGCCGCGGGGTTGTTCACCGAGTTCGGCCCCGAGCGGGTCTGGGACACCCCGATCAGCGAGCAGGCGATCGTCGGCGCGGCCATGGGCGCGGCCATGACCGGGCTGCGGCCGGTGGCCGAGATCATGTTCTCCGACTTCCTGGCCTGCTGCTGGGACTACGTCGCCAACGAGATCCCCAAGATGCGCTACATGACCGGCGGCCAGGTCACCGTCCCCCTGGTCGTCCGCACCGCCAACGGCGGCGGCCTCGGCTTCGGCGCCCAGCACTCCCAGGCGGTCGAGAACTGGCCCTTCGCCGTCCCCGGCCTCAAGATCGCCGCCCCCTCGACCCCGGCCGACATGGTCGGCCTGATGGCCGCCGCCATCCGCTCGGACGACCCGGTGCTGGTGTTCGAGCACAAGTCGCTGTTCGCCTCCAAGGGCGACCCGCCGCCCTCCGGCGACCACGTCGTGCCCCTGGGCGCCGCCGAGGTCCGCCGTCCCGGCGGCGACGTCACCCTGGTCGCCCTGGCCTCGACCGTGCCCACGGCCATGGCCGCGGCCGAGCAGCTGGCCGCCGACGGGGTCGACGCCGAGGTGATCGACCTGCGCTGCCTGATCCCCCTGGACGCCCGCACGGTGCTCGGCTCGGTCGCCCGCACCAGCCGCCTGGTCATCGTCGAGGAGAACCCCTACCAGGGCGGTTGGGGCGGCACCGTCGCCTCGATCGTGGCCGAGGAGGCCTTCTACGACCTCGACGCCCCCATCCGCCGGGTCGCCAGCGCCTGCGTTCCCCTGCCCTTCGCCGCCAACCTGGAGCAGGCCGTCGTCCCCACCGCCGACCGGGTCGCGACCACCGTCCGGGAGGTCATGGACGCCTAG